In Kangiella profundi, one DNA window encodes the following:
- the nuoF gene encoding NADH-quinone oxidoreductase subunit NuoF yields the protein MANEVCFRTLHLDKPWTLKTYESAGGYRVWRKILAEKTSPEEIIEELKLSALRGRGGAGFPTGLKWSFMPRHAPGQKYVVCNSDEGEPGTFKDRDILRFNPHQLIEGMAIGGYVMGATVGYNYMRGEFYEPIERFEQALEEAYKEGLLGKDILGSGVDFDLHSHIGAGAYICGEETALLESLEGKKGQPRFKPPFPANYGLFGRPTNVNNTESFASVPVILEKGGKWFLELGKENNGGTKIFSVSGHVNKPGNYEIGLGTPFKDLLEMAGGMKDGKKLKAVIPGGSSAPVLPADVMMDITMDYDAIGKAGSMLGSGAVIIMDEDTDMVEVLGRIAHFYYEESCGQCTPCREGTGWMSRMIHRIANGQGKESDLKDLDEIAGNIMGRTICALGDAAAMPVQSFIKHFKDEFEAKIKQAVATQEQTAKHAVNE from the coding sequence ATGGCAAACGAAGTCTGTTTTAGAACATTGCACCTGGATAAGCCCTGGACGCTTAAGACTTATGAGTCAGCGGGGGGCTATCGTGTATGGCGAAAAATTCTGGCAGAGAAAACGTCACCGGAAGAGATTATTGAAGAATTAAAACTTTCTGCTCTGCGCGGCCGTGGTGGTGCTGGATTCCCAACCGGACTGAAATGGAGTTTTATGCCGCGACACGCGCCGGGTCAAAAGTATGTGGTCTGTAATTCTGATGAAGGTGAGCCAGGCACATTCAAGGACCGTGATATTCTGCGTTTTAATCCTCATCAGCTGATAGAGGGGATGGCAATTGGTGGTTATGTCATGGGCGCAACCGTTGGCTATAACTATATGCGCGGTGAATTCTACGAGCCAATTGAACGCTTTGAGCAGGCACTGGAAGAAGCTTATAAAGAGGGCCTGCTAGGCAAGGATATCTTAGGCTCTGGAGTGGACTTTGATTTGCATAGTCACATTGGTGCCGGTGCCTATATCTGTGGTGAAGAAACTGCATTACTGGAATCACTCGAAGGCAAAAAAGGTCAGCCTCGATTTAAGCCTCCATTTCCGGCCAATTACGGTTTGTTTGGTCGCCCAACTAATGTCAACAACACTGAAAGTTTTGCATCGGTGCCTGTCATCCTCGAGAAGGGTGGTAAGTGGTTCTTGGAACTGGGCAAAGAGAATAATGGTGGTACTAAAATCTTCTCCGTGTCAGGCCATGTTAACAAACCGGGCAATTATGAAATTGGACTAGGTACACCCTTCAAAGATTTGCTGGAAATGGCTGGCGGCATGAAGGATGGCAAGAAACTTAAGGCGGTTATTCCGGGAGGCTCTAGTGCTCCGGTGTTGCCAGCGGATGTGATGATGGATATCACCATGGATTATGACGCGATTGGCAAAGCAGGTTCAATGCTCGGTTCAGGTGCCGTAATCATCATGGATGAAGATACGGATATGGTTGAGGTGCTTGGTCGAATTGCTCATTTCTATTACGAAGAGTCCTGCGGGCAATGCACACCTTGTCGCGAAGGCACTGGCTGGATGTCACGCATGATTCATCGTATCGCCAATGGGCAGGGTAAAGAGAGTGATCTGAAAGATCTGGATGAAATTGCCGGCAATATTATGGGGCGAACTATTTGTGCGCTAGGTGATGCTGCAGCCATGCCAGTACAAAGTTTTATAAAACACTTCAAAGATGAATTTGAAGCGAAGATTAAGCAAGCGGTTGCTACTCAAGAGCAAACCGCAAAACACGCTGTTAATGAATAA
- a CDS encoding NADH-quinone oxidoreductase subunit D, with protein MAEIRNYTINFGPQHPAAHGVLRLILEMDGETVVRADPHVGLLHRATEKLAESKPFNQSIGYMDRLDYVSMMCNEHSYVLAIEKLMGIKPPERAQYIRVMFSEITRILNHLMWLGAHALDIGAMTVFLYAFRERETLMDCYEAVSGARMHATYFRPGGVYRDLPDEMPQYKVSPFTSERKAEELNANRQGSLLDFIWDFTETFPDRVDEYEALLTENRIWKQRTVGIGVVSPERALQLGFSGPMLRGSGIAWDLRKKQPYEVYDRMDFDIPIGKTGDCYDRYLVRIEEMRQSNQIIRQCVQWLRENSGPVMLENHKVTPPDRETMKHDMESLIHHFKLFTEGYCVPEGEAYAAVEHPKGEFGVYLVSDGANKPYRVKIRAAGFAHLSAMNEMASGHMLADVVAIIGTQDIVFGEIDR; from the coding sequence GTGGCTGAAATTCGTAATTACACCATTAACTTTGGCCCGCAGCACCCAGCGGCCCATGGCGTATTGCGTCTGATTCTGGAAATGGATGGCGAAACAGTCGTTCGCGCAGACCCACATGTGGGATTGTTGCACCGAGCTACCGAAAAACTGGCTGAGAGCAAACCTTTCAATCAAAGCATCGGCTACATGGATCGACTCGATTATGTATCCATGATGTGCAATGAACATTCTTATGTGCTGGCGATTGAAAAATTAATGGGCATTAAGCCGCCAGAAAGAGCGCAATATATTCGTGTCATGTTCTCTGAAATTACCCGCATATTGAATCACCTGATGTGGCTGGGTGCTCATGCGCTGGATATCGGTGCCATGACGGTATTTTTATATGCATTCCGAGAGCGTGAAACATTGATGGACTGTTATGAAGCTGTCAGTGGCGCACGCATGCATGCGACTTATTTCCGTCCGGGTGGTGTGTACCGGGATCTGCCTGATGAAATGCCTCAGTACAAGGTATCGCCATTTACCAGTGAGCGGAAAGCTGAAGAGCTTAATGCAAATAGACAGGGTTCTCTGCTGGATTTCATCTGGGACTTTACAGAAACCTTCCCGGATCGTGTCGATGAATATGAGGCGCTGCTGACTGAAAACCGAATCTGGAAACAGCGTACTGTAGGAATTGGTGTAGTAAGTCCTGAGCGTGCTCTGCAATTAGGTTTCAGCGGCCCTATGCTGCGCGGTTCTGGAATTGCCTGGGACCTGCGTAAAAAGCAGCCTTATGAAGTTTATGACCGGATGGATTTCGATATTCCCATTGGCAAAACTGGCGACTGTTATGACCGCTATCTGGTGCGGATCGAAGAAATGCGACAGTCGAACCAGATTATTCGTCAGTGTGTGCAGTGGTTGCGTGAAAATTCCGGGCCAGTCATGTTAGAAAATCATAAAGTGACTCCACCGGATCGTGAGACCATGAAGCATGATATGGAGTCGCTGATTCATCACTTTAAATTATTTACCGAAGGATATTGTGTTCCTGAAGGTGAGGCTTACGCTGCCGTAGAACATCCGAAGGGCGAGTTCGGGGTCTATCTGGTGTCTGATGGTGCAAACAAACCTTATCGCGTCAAAATTCGCGCCGCAGGCTTTGCTCACTTGAGTGCCATGAATGAAATGGCTTCGGGGCACATGCTGGCGGATGTGGTAGCGATAATCGGTACACAGGACATCGTATTCGGAGAGATTGATCGATAA
- the nuoG gene encoding NADH-quinone oxidoreductase subunit NuoG, with product MISIEVDGRKIEAEEGSMIIEVADANGITIPRFCYHKKLSIAANCRMCLVEVEGVKKPLPACATPISDGMVVKTQSDLAEGGQKSVMEFLLINHPLDCPICDQGGECELQDLAMGYGRDVSRFCEGKRAVVDKDIGPLIETEMTRCIHCTRCVRFGREIAGIREMGATGRGEHMEITTFIEKSVDSEVSGNIIDLCPVGALTAKPSRYRARAWEMTQYDSVSPHDCIGANLHVHTHRNMVIRVVPKENEAVNEVWLSDRDRYSYEAVTMRDNDNRRLQEPMLKVNGEWQATDWETALDKVASKLNMIAQTDGAEHIGAISSPSATTEEMYLLQKLIRGLGSNNIDHRIRISDYSMQDNESLFPELSIELSELEALDACLLVGSDLRKDQPLAALRVRKATRHGQIAIINARKVYNNFNVLHEIEATPEDWLQQVAGVAKYLLDEAMASEDISADGLGYEGLDELLAEIKVEQSHINIAKMLQKAESSGVVLGLAALEFSHAATLRMLCRAIAGLSGATFGIMTHGGNSAGAYLAGAIPHRGPGGADVEEGGQTAQQMLAEGKKAFILLKTEIGKEAVNAEQAKASLQASEFVVALTSYTDDEAFEYADVILPIATYLESPGSYVNVNGHWQDFNACVQAPGQAKPAWKVLRVMGNLLELKNFDYVSAQDVMQEVKGRMGAVGDRIKARWQCPESLPTDGQCPEPLNIYQVDCWTRRAKALQKSALAEGKEGLKRPKLSPFHNILGGV from the coding sequence ATGATTTCGATTGAAGTCGATGGTCGAAAAATTGAAGCCGAAGAAGGCTCAATGATTATCGAAGTGGCGGATGCCAATGGCATCACCATTCCTCGTTTTTGTTACCACAAAAAATTATCAATAGCCGCCAACTGCCGGATGTGCCTGGTTGAAGTTGAAGGCGTCAAAAAACCATTGCCAGCCTGTGCAACTCCGATATCAGACGGAATGGTTGTAAAGACCCAGTCTGATTTGGCTGAGGGGGGTCAGAAGTCGGTGATGGAGTTTTTACTGATTAACCATCCGCTGGATTGTCCTATCTGCGATCAGGGCGGTGAGTGTGAGCTGCAGGACCTGGCGATGGGATATGGACGCGATGTATCACGTTTCTGTGAAGGGAAGCGTGCCGTTGTCGACAAGGACATAGGGCCTTTGATTGAAACGGAAATGACGCGTTGTATTCATTGCACCCGCTGTGTTCGCTTTGGCCGTGAAATTGCAGGCATCCGTGAAATGGGTGCTACTGGACGTGGTGAGCATATGGAAATCACCACTTTCATCGAAAAATCTGTGGACTCCGAAGTATCGGGCAATATTATTGATTTATGTCCTGTCGGCGCATTGACCGCTAAGCCATCGCGCTATCGTGCGCGTGCCTGGGAAATGACCCAGTATGATTCAGTGTCACCGCATGACTGTATTGGCGCGAACCTGCATGTGCATACCCATCGCAACATGGTTATTCGGGTTGTACCAAAAGAAAACGAAGCTGTTAATGAAGTCTGGTTGTCAGATCGCGACCGTTACTCCTACGAAGCGGTGACCATGCGCGACAATGATAATCGCCGACTGCAGGAACCAATGCTGAAAGTTAATGGCGAGTGGCAGGCCACTGACTGGGAAACGGCACTGGACAAAGTTGCCAGTAAGCTGAATATGATTGCGCAGACTGATGGCGCAGAGCATATCGGAGCCATCTCCAGCCCGAGTGCTACAACCGAGGAAATGTACCTGCTACAGAAGCTGATTCGTGGCCTCGGCTCTAACAATATTGATCACCGTATCCGCATCAGCGATTACTCAATGCAGGATAACGAGTCGTTGTTCCCAGAACTGAGCATTGAGCTTTCAGAGCTAGAAGCATTGGATGCCTGCCTGTTGGTGGGAAGTGATTTGCGAAAGGACCAGCCACTGGCTGCGCTACGAGTGCGAAAAGCAACCCGACATGGGCAGATTGCCATCATCAATGCGCGTAAAGTCTACAATAACTTTAACGTGTTACATGAAATAGAAGCTACTCCAGAAGACTGGCTTCAGCAGGTGGCTGGTGTAGCCAAGTATCTACTGGATGAAGCGATGGCGTCTGAGGACATCTCTGCAGATGGCCTGGGTTATGAGGGATTAGACGAGTTATTGGCTGAGATTAAGGTCGAGCAGTCCCATATTAATATCGCCAAAATGCTACAGAAAGCTGAGAGTTCCGGTGTGGTGTTAGGATTAGCGGCATTAGAGTTCAGTCATGCGGCCACTCTACGAATGCTGTGTCGTGCCATTGCCGGGCTATCAGGCGCAACTTTCGGCATCATGACGCATGGCGGTAACAGTGCCGGTGCCTATCTTGCCGGTGCTATTCCGCATCGTGGCCCGGGTGGTGCAGATGTTGAGGAAGGCGGCCAAACTGCTCAGCAGATGCTTGCCGAAGGTAAGAAAGCCTTCATTTTACTTAAGACTGAAATTGGTAAAGAAGCCGTTAATGCGGAGCAGGCTAAAGCAAGCCTGCAGGCTAGTGAATTTGTGGTTGCTTTAACCAGTTATACGGATGACGAAGCGTTTGAGTATGCCGATGTGATCCTGCCAATTGCGACCTATCTTGAAAGCCCCGGCTCGTACGTCAATGTTAATGGTCATTGGCAGGACTTTAATGCCTGCGTTCAGGCGCCGGGTCAGGCAAAACCCGCCTGGAAAGTATTGCGTGTCATGGGCAATCTGCTCGAATTAAAGAATTTTGACTATGTGTCAGCGCAGGATGTGATGCAGGAAGTGAAGGGGCGTATGGGGGCCGTTGGTGATCGAATTAAAGCACGCTGGCAATGTCCCGAGAGCTTGCCAACCGATGGACAATGTCCTGAACCACTAAATATCTATCAGGTGGACTGCTGGACTAGACGCGCCAAAGCGTTGCAAAAGTCAGCTCTTGCCGAAGGCAAAGAAGGATTAAAACGACCTAAACTCAGTCCATTCCATAATATTCTGGGGGGCGTCTAA
- the nuoE gene encoding NADH-quinone oxidoreductase subunit NuoE encodes MSANDLTEMVSAESIKQIDRWIAKYPTERKRSAIIPVFSIVQEELGYLSREAMDAVADYLEIPHIGAYEVATFYSMFRLEPGGKHVVSLCTNVSCMLAGSGDLKQWFKDELGIEPGQTTKDGRITLKEVECMAACGGAPMLEVDKQYHENLTVEKMADLIRDLS; translated from the coding sequence ATGAGCGCTAATGACTTAACAGAAATGGTATCCGCTGAGTCAATCAAGCAAATTGACCGTTGGATAGCGAAGTACCCCACTGAACGAAAGCGTTCAGCGATCATTCCTGTGTTTAGCATAGTACAGGAAGAGTTGGGTTACTTAAGTCGCGAAGCGATGGATGCGGTAGCTGACTATCTGGAAATACCTCATATTGGTGCCTATGAAGTGGCGACCTTTTATTCGATGTTTCGGTTGGAGCCAGGTGGAAAGCACGTGGTTTCATTATGCACCAATGTGTCCTGTATGCTCGCTGGAAGTGGCGACTTGAAGCAATGGTTCAAAGATGAACTCGGTATTGAGCCGGGCCAGACCACTAAAGATGGCCGAATCACTTTAAAAGAAGTCGAATGCATGGCTGCCTGTGGTGGTGCACCAATGCTGGAAGTCGATAAGCAGTATCACGAAAATTTAACCGTAGAAAAGATGGCGGATCTGATCCGCGATCTGAGTTAG